The genome window AAGGCATGCTGCGGGCAGACTAGACGATAGTGATGTTGTGGAAGTTGTGGAAAAGGAAGGGAGGACGATGATGAGCACGAAACAAATGCTGCACATTGGAATGATCGGTACAGGATCCATCTCGGATCTTCATATGAGGTGTTACGCCAAAAATGAGGATGCTGTCATCTATGCCATCTGTGATCTGAACGAAGAGCGGGCTAAAGCCGCGGCACAGAAGTATGAGGCTCAATCCGTGTACACCGATTATCGGGAGATGCTGGAGGACCCCCATGTCGATGCCGTAAGTATCTGTACCTGGAATAATACACATGCGGAATTCGCCATTGCTGCACTGGAGGCAGGCAAGCACGTACTGTTGGAGAAACCGGTTGCAACCAATGTGGAAGATGCACTGCGGATTGAAGAAGCGGTGAAGAAGAGCGGACGTACGTTTATCGTTGGATTTGTGCGGCGGTATGACAACAATATGCAGATGATGCGCAGATTCATAGATGCCGGAGAGTTTGGTGAATTGTATTATGCCAAAGCTTCCATTCTGCGTCGTCACGGTAATCCAGGCGGTTGGTTCGCTGACAAAAGCCGTTCTGGCGGAGGCCCACTGATTGATCTGGGCGTACATATCATTGACCAGTGTTGGTATTTGATGGGCAAGCCCAAGCCTGTTTCCGTCAGTGGTAATACGTATCGGAAGCTGGGCAATCGTGCCCATATCGAACATCTTTCTTTTTACAAAGCAGCCGACTACAGCGCAGCTGTGAATGACGTGGAAGATATGGCGAATGCACTCATTCGGTTTGAAAATGGGGCTTCGTTGGCGGTGGATGTAAGCTTTACCCTGCATGCACGCGGAGATGAATCTTCAGTGAAATTATACGGTGAGCGTGGTGGGTTCGAATTGGAGCCGGAGACAATCATCGTCACGGAGAAAAATAATACCATCCTGAATATTGAACCCCAGACGGACAATACGGGTCTCCATATTCATAGCGCATTTCAGAACCAGATCGACCACTTTGTGGATTGTTGCCTGAACGGTACAGAGCCGATCAGTCCAATTGCGGATGGGGTGGCTTCCACACGCATGCTGTGCGGAATCTACGAATCCGCTGAGAAAGGCCAGGAGATTCGTCTGGATTGAGTCCAGTGTACGGGACGGTTATTCTTCGTAATATTAAAAAGCATGCGTCTTCCGCGTAATCTGCGGTTGCGCATGCTTTTTCGCATCAGGTCATTTATTCAGTGGTGAGTTCTCGTATCCAGGGTCATCATAATCCGTATCCTGCAGCCTTGGAAGCACGTTCATGCTCTCAATCGCCTGCCGGGTATCCGGCGTGCCATGGTCATACAGAAAAGTGTACAGCAGAGTCATGCCATCCGAAAATTGCTCTGTTGCCTCATCGTGGTCTGCCGATTTGTAGGGTACGGGAGCCCGTTGCAATGTGTAGGCATCGTCATCCTCCAGCACCTTCATCAGGTCTTTTAATCGGCCCAACTGTTCGTCATCCACCAACACCTCAAAGGGTGTAGATTCGTTCTTTGTTTGTTCAATCAAGTTATGAGTTACCGATACATACAGATGTTGTTTGCCGTCCTGCATAATCCAACCCCCATTCTGAAATGGAAAAAAGACGCTTCTACTGTTAATAAACAGCAAAAAGCGCCCTGAAACGAGCTATATCTGTATCACGTATCGTTTATTTCCCAAATCTCCCCGTTACAGGAACTTGGCGGGTACCGGCCTCCATCGATCCTGAACACAGGGGACAGGCGGGAGGGCCGGATGATGCCTTCTTGTTTGTTTTGGCAGAAGGCACAGCCGGTTTCTGTCTTAGCCACGCTTTACAGGTGGACGAACTGCATTTCCAGACCGCAACGGTCTCCGTGCGCTCAGCATTACCCGAGGCTGAACCTGAACTGTGGGACTGTATACGGGAGGAACTCGCAGCTGTTGGACTTATACCTGTGGTACTGAACGCCTTATGATTGCGAATTTCCCCACTACCACGCCGTTCTCCAAGGCGATCCTCATCCCGTTCATTGTGGACCTCGAAGTCACGACGGTCACTGTGGTTGATGGCACGGCGTTGTGCTACATCCCGACCTTCGGAACGGCCACCCGACCCCGAACGGGCATATGATCCATTGCCTTTGCCATATGAAGTCGGGCTGCTGGTCCGACTCTCCTCACGAGGTTTGCGTTTATCCGGAACTTCCATGCCGAAGGCTTCAAGCAGGAAGCGGGACACATCCGCTGGCTTTCCGTGATGAGATGCGGGTGAAGTGACATACAAGTACTGCTTGGCCCTTGTGATGGCAACATAGGCGAGCCTGCGTTCTTCCTCCAAGGCCATGTCCAGCTCGGCGTCTGTCTGCTGCACAGCAAGCGCAGCCTTTTGATCTTCGGGGATATCCTGTCGCAGTGCTGTACTGTGAGGCACAATGCCCTCACTGGCTCCGATCCAGTACACACAAGGGAACTCCAGTCCTTTGGCCCGGTGAATGGTCATCAACTGTACTGCGTCACTGTCCTGTGCGCGGCGTAGAGATTCCATCTCCCGGTGTCTGCGGGATAACTCATCCGCGAACTGGATGAACTCTTCCACCGTTTCGAATTTTTTGACGGCAGCTTCGAATTCATCCAGGGTTTCCAGCATCGTTTCCTTATAATGGGTGAAGATGCTGGGATCACCACTTTCCATATACTTGTCGTAGAACTGCCTGCGCATTTCCTGAATGGCGATAATTGGCTTTAGTTTATGCAGTGATTTGATCAGCTTGATGCGCTCTTTGACCTGTTCCTGCTGGAATGGTTTCAGCTTGTCCCATTTCACCAGATGGATGAGTGGATATTTCTTCGCCTGTTGTTGTTCGCAGCGCTGTATCCATTCCAGGCCAGCATCCCTTGAAACGTAGAGCGGTCCCAGCGCACTGGGAAGAGCATCCATGGCTCGTGGATCAAGAGACAGACGTAGATGATCCATCAGGGGCCTGATGAGAGACTGGTCGTAGAACACCGGGGAGGCACCATGCTGTACAAAAGGCACATCTTTCAACACAAGCTGCTCGAATACAGCCCGGCTGCTGCTTGCAGTCCGGTGAAGAATCGCAATATCCCGATAGGTGTGCTGCCCTTCTTCAACCTGTTGGCAGAGCTGATTCACGACCCACGCCGCTTCTTCCTCCGCATTGGATGGTGTGGCAAAACGCGGTGCATCTCCGCGGTTTCCGGCGGCACGCAGCCGTTTGTCACGTCTGCGTTTATTACGGGCGACCAATTCGCTTCCGAGTCCAAGAATGCGTGCATCACTGCGATAATTGATATCCAGCGTCACAATGCGTGCACCGGGGTATACTTTATCGAATTCCAAAATCGATTCCTGGCGTGCGCCATTAAAGGTATAGATCGTCTGGTCATCATCTCCTACAACCATCAGGTTGCGGTGGGCGGAAGCCAGTTTTTGCACAATCTCATATTGCAGATGGTTGGTATCCTGGAACTCATCCACCATAATGTACTGAAAACGTTTCTGAAGCGGCCCCAGGACAGCCGGGTCACGAAGCAGAGCGGCAGCGCGCAGTAAAATATCGTCAAAGTCCATTTTGCCCCGCTCCTGCTTCCAGGCTTCGTAACCAAGCAGAACACGCTTGGCATCGCGTTCCTCCTGCGATTTTTCAGGCAGGTCAGTTGTTTCCGATCCTTGCATCTTCCACGCGGACAGCATCGCCAGCAAACTTTCAGGCTGGAAGGCTTCACTCATGCCATTTTGGCGTAAAAGCATCTTGAGCACCGTATGTTGGGCCCGTGACTCGCCAAAAATCTCTTCCTGCACGCCATAATGACGCAGTAATGTCAGCGCAAAAGAGTGGAAGGTGCGAGCCTGCACGGCTCTCGCAGCTGCCGGACGTATACCTGGCAATGCGGCGATCCGGTCTTTCATCTCGGTGGCGGCTTTGTTGGTGAACGTCACCAGCAGGATACTGCCCGCATGTACACCGCTGACCTCTATGAGGTAGCCGGCTCTTGCAGCGAGTACAGTCGTTTTGCCACAACCGGCTCCGGCAAGCGTCAGAATAGGTCCTCTGCCGTGACGGACTGCCGAGATTTGTGGTGCATTTAGCTTAATGCCAGCCTCTTCCAGAGAACGAAAGTAAAAGGCATCTTGTTGATCATTGCCC of Paenibacillus sp. FSL R5-0517 contains these proteins:
- a CDS encoding Gfo/Idh/MocA family oxidoreductase, which gives rise to MSTKQMLHIGMIGTGSISDLHMRCYAKNEDAVIYAICDLNEERAKAAAQKYEAQSVYTDYREMLEDPHVDAVSICTWNNTHAEFAIAALEAGKHVLLEKPVATNVEDALRIEEAVKKSGRTFIVGFVRRYDNNMQMMRRFIDAGEFGELYYAKASILRRHGNPGGWFADKSRSGGGPLIDLGVHIIDQCWYLMGKPKPVSVSGNTYRKLGNRAHIEHLSFYKAADYSAAVNDVEDMANALIRFENGASLAVDVSFTLHARGDESSVKLYGERGGFELEPETIIVTEKNNTILNIEPQTDNTGLHIHSAFQNQIDHFVDCCLNGTEPISPIADGVASTRMLCGIYESAEKGQEIRLD
- a CDS encoding UvrD-helicase domain-containing protein, which gives rise to MLSPNSTFYPRPLGVTPAASLPQSPSAPLETSRQLVGNDQQDAFYFRSLEEAGIKLNAPQISAVRHGRGPILTLAGAGCGKTTVLAARAGYLIEVSGVHAGSILLVTFTNKAATEMKDRIAALPGIRPAAARAVQARTFHSFALTLLRHYGVQEEIFGESRAQHTVLKMLLRQNGMSEAFQPESLLAMLSAWKMQGSETTDLPEKSQEERDAKRVLLGYEAWKQERGKMDFDDILLRAAALLRDPAVLGPLQKRFQYIMVDEFQDTNHLQYEIVQKLASAHRNLMVVGDDDQTIYTFNGARQESILEFDKVYPGARIVTLDINYRSDARILGLGSELVARNKRRRDKRLRAAGNRGDAPRFATPSNAEEEAAWVVNQLCQQVEEGQHTYRDIAILHRTASSSRAVFEQLVLKDVPFVQHGASPVFYDQSLIRPLMDHLRLSLDPRAMDALPSALGPLYVSRDAGLEWIQRCEQQQAKKYPLIHLVKWDKLKPFQQEQVKERIKLIKSLHKLKPIIAIQEMRRQFYDKYMESGDPSIFTHYKETMLETLDEFEAAVKKFETVEEFIQFADELSRRHREMESLRRAQDSDAVQLMTIHRAKGLEFPCVYWIGASEGIVPHSTALRQDIPEDQKAALAVQQTDAELDMALEEERRLAYVAITRAKQYLYVTSPASHHGKPADVSRFLLEAFGMEVPDKRKPREESRTSSPTSYGKGNGSYARSGSGGRSEGRDVAQRRAINHSDRRDFEVHNERDEDRLGERRGSGEIRNHKAFSTTGISPTAASSSRIQSHSSGSASGNAERTETVAVWKCSSSTCKAWLRQKPAVPSAKTNKKASSGPPACPLCSGSMEAGTRQVPVTGRFGK